Proteins encoded within one genomic window of Oncorhynchus nerka isolate Pitt River linkage group LG9b, Oner_Uvic_2.0, whole genome shotgun sequence:
- the LOC115114293 gene encoding calponin-3-like — translation MTQFNKGPVYGLTAELRSKIAGKYDLQKEEELRFWIEEVTGMPIGENFQKGLKDGVILCELINKLQPGSIKKTNHSKLNWHKLENLGNFIRAILKFGLCPNDIFEANDLFENGNMTQVQSTLLSLAGMAKTKGSNSNCDIGVKFADKRTRHFDEDKIKAGQCVIGLQMGTNKCASQSGMTAYGTRRHLYDPKSQTDKPYDQTTISLQMGTNKGASQAGMSAPGTRRDIYDQKSAGQHADSSTISLQMGTNKVASQKGMSSYGLGRQIYDPKYCASPTEPTSPVTLGNHAGSHGNGSLGTGTNGSEISDSDYQVEYQYQHDDEEEYRGGYQQQYSGHYDDDQGINY, via the exons ATCGCAGGGAAGTATGACCTGCAGAAGGAGGAGGAGCTCCGGTTCTGGATCGAGGAGGTGACTGGCATGCCCATTGGAGAGAACTTCCAGAAGGGCCTCAAGGACGGAGTCATCCTCTGCGA GCTGATTAACAAACTGCAGCCTGGTTCCATTAAGAAAACCAACCACTCCAAACTCAACTGGCACAAG CTGGAAAATCTGGGGAATTTCATCCGAGCCATTCTGAAGTTTGGCCTTTGTCCCAATGACATCTTTGAAGCCAATGACCTGTTTGAGAATGGGAACATGACCCAGGTCCAGAGCACACTGCTGTCCCTGGCTGGTATG GCGAAAACCAAAGGCTCAAACTCCAACTGTGACATCGGTGTGAAGTTCGCAGACAAGAGGACGCGCCATTTCGACGAGGACAAAATTAAGGCTGGACAATGTGTGATTGGACTGCAG ATGGGAACAAATAAATGTGCCAGCCAGTCTGGTATGACAGCGTATGGGACCAGGAGACACTTATATGACCCAAAGTCACAGACAGACAAGCCCTACGACCAGACTACCATCAGCCTGCAGATGGGAACCAACAAGGGCGCCAGCCAG GCTGGCATGTCGGCTCCAGGTACCCGCCGCGACATCTACGACCAGAAGTCGGCGGGACAGCATGCAGACAGctccaccatctccctgcagATGGGCACCAACAAGGTGGCGTCCCAGAAGGGCATGAGCAGCTATGGCCTGGGCAGGCAGATTTACGACCCCAAGTACTGCGCCTCCCCCACAGAGCCCACCTCGCCCGTCACCCTCGGCAACCACGCCGGTAGCCACGGCAACGGGAGCCTGGGAACAGGCACCAATGGATCAGAGATTAGTGACAGCGACTACCAGGTGGAGTACCAGTATCAGCATGACGACGAGGAAGAGTACAGGGGTGGGTACCAACAGCAGTACAGTGGGCACTATGACGATGACCAGGGCATCAACTATTAG